A DNA window from Gigantopelta aegis isolate Gae_Host chromosome 4, Gae_host_genome, whole genome shotgun sequence contains the following coding sequences:
- the LOC121371327 gene encoding interferon-induced protein 44-like — MPVSPEVTGYKKNPTLQDKIHVIAFVMDGCSVDVFPEKILTNIKATQQKANQRGIPQVVLLTKVDRVCQEVEQDLSQVFYSQAVQDLVDEVSQLVGLPRAHILPVKNYEREMELDQGVNIPALLSVRQMLRFADDYLYNFVDES; from the exons ATGCCAGTCAGCCCAGAAGTAACAGGTTACAAGAAAAATCCAACTTTACAGGATAAAATCCATGTCATTGCATTTGTCATGGATGGATGCTCAGTGGATGTTTTTCCTGAAAAGATTCTAACAAACATTAAAGCCACACAACAAAAGGCAAATCAAAGAG GTATCCCCCAAGTGGTTCTGCTCACCAAAGTGGACCGTGTGTGTCAGGAAGTGGAACAGGACCTGTCTCAGGTCTTCTACAGCCAGGCAGTCCAGGATCTTGTTGATGAGGTGTCACAGCTCGTGGGATTACCACGGGCTCACATCCTGCCAGTCAAGAATTACGAGAGAGAGATGGAGTTGGACCAGGGTGTCAACATACCGGCATTGCTGAGTGTCAGACAGATGCTGAGATTCGCAGACGACTATCTCTACAACTTTGTTGATGAAAGTtaa